In one Elephas maximus indicus isolate mEleMax1 chromosome 9, mEleMax1 primary haplotype, whole genome shotgun sequence genomic region, the following are encoded:
- the LOC126083381 gene encoding ret finger protein-like 3, whose amino-acid sequence MAKHFEEASRCPMCPAYNENPMYLKCGYLCCLQCINSLQKEPHGEGVLCPVCPVVSQKDDIRSSFQLGKLISKIMELEPQMKKILKMNPRMLRFQVDMILDVDTANNLLTISADLRTVRCGRFKHQLTEHVERFDYALCVLGSTRFTSGRHYWEVDVGTSQDWDLGVCRESARRKGKIQLSTERGFWTVGLRKGGYFFASITPALELCVDPNLGRVGIFLDMDMGSLSFFNMSDGSHVFTFTEISASQTLRPFFGPSISSNGHQGSLSICPVMNFYYFKFN is encoded by the coding sequence ATGGCTAAACACTTCGAAGAGGCAAGCAGATGTCCCATGTGCCCAGCCTATAATGAGAACCCCATGTACCTGAAATGTGGATACCTCTGCTGCCTCCAGTGCATCAACTCCCTGCAAAAGGAGCCCCATGGCGAGGGTGTGCTGTGCCCTGTCTGCCCTGTGGTCTCTCAGAAGGACGACATCAGGTCCAGTTTTCAGCTAGGAAAGCTGATCTCCAAGATCATGGAACTGGAGCCCCAAATGAAAAAGATTCTGAAGATGAACCCAAGGATGCTCAGGTTCCAAGTGGACATGATCTTGGATGTGGACACAGCTAACAACCTCCTCACCATTTCTGCTGACCTGAGGACAGTCCGCTGTGGGCGTTTCAAGCATCAGCTGACAGAGCACGTGGAGAGATTCGACTACGCCTTGTGTGTCCTGGGCTCCACTCGGTTCACTTCCGGCCGCCATTACTGGGAGGTGGACGTGGGAACAAGCCAAGATTGGGATCTGGGCGTTTGCAGAGAATCCGCTCGTCGAAAAGGAAAGATTCAGCTGTCTACAGAACGTGGATTCTGGACGGTGGGTTTGAGAAAAGGAGGCTacttctttgccagcatcacGCCTGCCTTGGAGCTCTGCGTGGACCCCAACTTAGGCCGCGTGGGCATTTTCCTCGATATGGACATGGGAAGCTTGTCCTTCTTCAACATGAGTGATGGATCCCATGTCTTCACATTCACCGAGATTTCAGCTTCACAGACTCTACGCCCATTTTTTGGTCCTTCAATTTCAAGTAATGGTCATCAGGGCTCCCTGAGTATCTGTCCTGTGATgaatttttattactttaaattCAACTAG